In Zingiber officinale cultivar Zhangliang chromosome 6A, Zo_v1.1, whole genome shotgun sequence, a single genomic region encodes these proteins:
- the LOC121995857 gene encoding peroxisomal membrane protein PMP22-like: protein MSEIVLVAWQRYLRQLQLHPLRTKAITSGILAGCSDAIAQKISGVKKLQLRRLLLLMLYGFIYAGPFGHFLHKLMEKIFKGKKGNETVAKKVILEQLTTSPWNNMFFMAYYGLVVEGRSFSLVSKKIRNDYPSIQLTAWKFWPIVGWINYQYMPLQLRVLFHSFVASCWGVFLNLKARSAATVKKA from the exons ATGTCGGAGATCGTGCTCGTGGCATGGCAGCGTTACCTTCGGCAACTACAGCTCCATCCCCTCAGAACGAAG GCCATCACTTCAGGGATCTTGGCCGGGTGTAGCGACGCGATCGCGCAGAAGATATCCGGGGTCAAGAAGCTCCAGTTGAGAAGGTTGCTTCTCCTCATG CTCTATGGTTTTATCTATGCTGGACCTTTCGGCCACTTCCTCCACAAACTTATGGAAAAAATTTTTAAGGGAAAGAAAGGAAATGAAACTGTTGCCAAAAAG GTAATTTTGGAACAACTAACAACCTCACCGTGGAATAACATGTTTTTTATGGCATACTATGGATTAGTTGTTGAAG GAAGGTCATTTAGCCTAGTGAGCAAGAAAATAAGGAATGATTACCCATCCATCCAATTGACTGCATGGAAG TTTTGGCCAATAGTTGGGTGGATAAACTATCAGTACATGCCTCTCCAGCTACGCGTCCTGTTCCACAGCTTTGTTGCTTCCTGCTG GGGTGTTTTTCTGAACCTAAAAGCACGATCAGCTGCTACTGTAAAGAAGGCATAA